A genomic window from Populus alba chromosome 19, ASM523922v2, whole genome shotgun sequence includes:
- the LOC118029588 gene encoding wound-responsive protein GWIN3: MKFTNFLVLSFLLFAFTATSIFPRAVHAAAVIDTFGDEVTAGNRYIIGAASNDFAITATSPIICNSDVVFSPMSTGLPVIFSKVVESNDSVINEDSYLNVDFDAPSCRMAGVSTMWKIESRPTARGFVVTTGGVAGLNRFTITKYGDGTNLYQLSYCPISEPICGCSCVPLGNVVNRLAPSTIPFPVVFIPADRASKIEYKMM, encoded by the coding sequence ATGAAGTTCACTAACTTTCTAGTGCTCTCCTTTCTTCTCTTTGCCTTCACGGCAACTTCAATATTTCCTCGTGCCGTTCATGCTGCAGCAGTGATCGACACCTTCGGTGATGAGGTTACAGCTGGTAATCGTTATATCATAGGAGCCGCTTCGAATGACTTTGCGATCACTGCGACTAGCCCTATCATATGCAATTCAGATGTTGTGTTTTCTCCGATGAGCACTGGACTCCCAgtaatattttcaaaagttgTAGAATCCAACGACAGTGTCATCAACGAAGACAGTTATCTGAATGTGGACTTTGATGCACCCTCATGTAGGATGGCGGGCGTCTCAACCATGTGGAAGATTGAATCGAGGCCAACAGCGCGAGGATTCGTTGTGACCACAGGAGGTGTTGCTGGATTGAATCGGTTTACGATCACCAAGTATGGAGATGGTACCAATTTGTATCAGCTTTCTTACTGTCCAATTTCAGAACCCATATGTGGATGCTCATGCGTCCCCCTCGGCAACGTTGTCAATCGCTTGGCTCCCAGTACCATCCCTTTTCCTGTTGTGTTTATACCAGCCGATAGAGCTTCTAAAATCGAGTATAAAATGATGTAA